In Phocoena phocoena chromosome 3, mPhoPho1.1, whole genome shotgun sequence, the DNA window AAGAATGTGCATTTTATGACATGGGAATACAGGCTGAAGATGTGGGGGCACTTCTGGGACGGACCAAAGTGCTCATTTCAGTGGAAGATGTCAATGATAATAGACCCGAAGTGACCATTACATCTTTGTTTAGCCCAGTCTTGGAAAATACTCTTCCTGGGACAGTAATTGCCTTCTTGAATGTGCATGACCGAGACTCTGGGAAGAATGGTCAAGTTGTCTGTTACACACGTGATAACTTACCTTTTCAATTAGAAAAATCAATAGATAATTATTATAGATTGGTGATATGGGAATATTTGGACCGAGAAAAGatctctatgtataatataacAGTGATGGCCTCAGATCTAGGAACCCCACCTCTATCTACTGAAATTCATATTGCCGTGCACGTGGCAGACACCAACGACAATCCACCCATTTTCCCTCATGCCTCTTACTCAGCCTATATCCCGGAGAACAACCCCAGAGGTGCCTCCATCTTCTCTGTGATGGCCCATGACCCTGACAGTGGCAACAATGCCCAGGTCACTTACTCTCTGACCAAAGACACCATCATGGCAACGCCTCTCTCATCTTATGTCTCCATCAACTCTGACACTGGCGTCCTATATGCGCTGCGCTCCTTTGACTATGAGCAGATCCAAGACTTGCAGCTACTGGTGACAGCCAGTGACAGTGGGGACCCTCCACTCAGCAGCAACGTGTCACTGAGCCTGTTCATCCTGGACCAGAACGACAATGTGCCAGAGATCCTGTACCCCATGCTTCCCACCGATGGTTCCACGGGTGTAGAGCTGGCACCCCGCTCTGCAGAGCCAGGCTACCTGGTGACCAAGGTGGTGGCTGTGGACAGAGACTCAGGTCAGAACGCCTGGCTGTCCTACCACCTGCTCAAGGCCAGTGATCCAGGTCTCTTCACGGTGGGGCTGCACACGGGCGAGGTGCGCACAGCGAGGGCCCTGCTGGACAGAGACGCGCTCAAGCAGAGCCTGGTGGTGGCGGTCCAGGACCATGGCCAGCCCCCTCTCTCTGCCACCGTCACACTCACCGTGGCAGTGGCCAGCAGCATCCCAGAAGTCCTTGCCGACCTGGGTAGTATCAGGACCCCCACCAGCTCTGATGATTCAGACCTCACACTATActtggtggtggcagtggcagtTGTTTCCTGCATCTTCCTCGCCTTTGTCATTGTGCTGCTGGCTCTCAGACTGTGGCGGTGGCACAAGTCGAGTCTTCTCCAGGCTTCGGGCGTCGGGTTGGCAGGCCTGCCAGCCTCAGGCTTTGTGGGCATGGAGGGAGTACAGGCTTTCCTGAAGACCTATTCCCATGAGGTCACCCTTACCTCTGATTCGCGGGGGAGTCACGTGATCCTCCCGC includes these proteins:
- the LOC136120277 gene encoding protocadherin gamma-A8-like, which codes for MATPKNYRGRGDLVLLCALLGTLGEIGRGQIHYSVPEESDKGYFVGNISKDLGLESQELAQHGVHIVSRGRMQLFALNPGSGSLVTAGRIDREELCAQSARCLVNINILVEDKGKLWGIEIEITDINDNNPKFQVDNLEVKINEIALPGTRYPLPEAVDPDVGLNSLQSYQLSPNHHFSLDVQTGDDGTISPELVLEHALDREEEAAHRLVLIASDGGEPRRSSTVHIRVTVLDTNDNAPVFAQPIYRVKVPENVPPGTRLLTVSASDPDEGTNGEVAYKFWKISEKQSRLFQLNENTGEISTAKSLDYEECAFYDMGIQAEDVGALLGRTKVLISVEDVNDNRPEVTITSLFSPVLENTLPGTVIAFLNVHDRDSGKNGQVVCYTRDNLPFQLEKSIDNYYRLVIWEYLDREKISMYNITVMASDLGTPPLSTEIHIAVHVADTNDNPPIFPHASYSAYIPENNPRGASIFSVMAHDPDSGNNAQVTYSLTKDTIMATPLSSYVSINSDTGVLYALRSFDYEQIQDLQLLVTASDSGDPPLSSNVSLSLFILDQNDNVPEILYPMLPTDGSTGVELAPRSAEPGYLVTKVVAVDRDSGQNAWLSYHLLKASDPGLFTVGLHTGEVRTARALLDRDALKQSLVVAVQDHGQPPLSATVTLTVAVASSIPEVLADLGSIRTPTSSDDSDLTLYLVVAVAVVSCIFLAFVIVLLALRLWRWHKSSLLQASGVGLAGLPASGFVGMEGVQAFLKTYSHEVTLTSDSRGSHVILPQPNYADTLISQESCEKKYSLLTSRDFHECRDEGASVQVSSVLCLRLLLRGIIFFIHLSCVLKHAL